A genome region from Nocardia sp. NBC_00565 includes the following:
- a CDS encoding Clp protease N-terminal domain-containing protein, translated as MGIDYEQVRAVVEQTFGVGALESAPDRRAASVTDRRPPFTPEAKHALELALRVATELHHQRILPAHLALALLHLDNELISRILEQADSTPVALTAAILIRTTDDA; from the coding sequence GTGGGGATCGACTACGAACAGGTCCGCGCGGTCGTCGAGCAGACCTTCGGAGTGGGGGCATTGGAATCGGCTCCCGATCGGCGCGCGGCATCGGTGACCGACCGGCGGCCGCCGTTCACCCCCGAGGCGAAACACGCACTCGAACTCGCGCTACGCGTGGCCACCGAACTACACCACCAGCGCATCCTCCCCGCACATCTGGCCCTCGCCCTGCTCCACCTCGACAACGAGCTGATATCCCGGATCCTCGAACAGGCCGACAGCACACCTGTCGCGCTGACGGCGGCCATCTTGATACGGACCACCGACGACGCCTGA
- a CDS encoding Fic family protein has product MSWPSHRTEACAWNPRNRQGSRADRTLARVEVSIPPYIADLDYAPAGTVARAHEDAVIAVARLEAGYGVHLAPLGDFLLRSESVASSKIEHIDAGWRAFGKALAGGKASDEAQSQLAAVKALIAMVDAAGAGPITLDGLLAAHRLLMAPDYYTARDSGSLRNVQNWIGGSDYTPIDALYVPPPPELVPELMDDLVVFTNRTDLPILGQAAIAHAQFESIHPFTDGNGRIGRALISAILRRRDLTRRVTVPLASVMLADTSRYFTQLTGYRDGRADEFVEYVATAAIHSTEAAQDSAQALAELPALWRTTVRPRANSADEALLAALLDTPIFNADTAQRIAGTTDASVYRALGKLTDAGVLEVLSDSKRNRIWAATDVLAELDALSAAIGKRTTGRR; this is encoded by the coding sequence TTGAGTTGGCCGTCGCACCGAACAGAGGCGTGCGCCTGGAACCCCCGCAACCGGCAGGGTTCGCGCGCCGACCGCACTCTGGCACGCGTCGAAGTTTCGATTCCACCGTATATCGCCGACCTCGACTACGCCCCCGCGGGAACCGTCGCGCGCGCCCATGAGGACGCCGTAATCGCGGTCGCGCGACTCGAAGCGGGCTACGGCGTGCACCTCGCTCCGCTCGGGGACTTTCTACTGCGTAGCGAGTCCGTCGCTTCGTCGAAGATCGAGCACATCGACGCCGGGTGGCGCGCTTTCGGTAAAGCCCTCGCGGGAGGCAAGGCCAGTGACGAAGCCCAGTCGCAACTGGCGGCGGTCAAGGCCCTGATCGCTATGGTCGATGCTGCAGGCGCCGGCCCGATCACCCTCGATGGACTCCTCGCCGCCCACCGGTTGCTGATGGCGCCCGATTACTACACCGCCCGTGATTCCGGATCGTTGCGCAACGTACAGAACTGGATCGGCGGCAGCGACTACACGCCGATCGACGCGCTGTACGTCCCGCCGCCACCGGAGCTCGTTCCCGAGTTGATGGACGACCTGGTGGTTTTCACAAACCGCACCGATCTGCCGATTCTCGGCCAGGCCGCGATAGCGCATGCCCAGTTCGAGTCCATCCACCCGTTCACCGACGGCAACGGCCGCATCGGTCGCGCCCTCATCAGCGCCATCCTGCGCCGCCGCGATCTAACTCGACGGGTCACGGTCCCGCTTGCATCGGTCATGCTCGCCGACACCAGCCGCTACTTCACACAACTCACCGGCTACCGGGACGGACGCGCGGACGAATTCGTCGAGTACGTCGCCACGGCCGCGATTCACTCCACCGAAGCGGCGCAAGATTCCGCCCAAGCCCTGGCGGAACTGCCCGCGCTCTGGCGTACGACAGTGCGACCGCGTGCGAACTCGGCAGACGAGGCACTGCTCGCGGCGTTGCTCGACACTCCAATCTTCAACGCCGACACCGCACAACGGATAGCGGGCACCACCGACGCCAGCGTCTACCGAGCGCTCGGCAAGCTGACCGACGCCGGCGTCCTCGAGGTGCTGTCGGACAGTAAACG